Within Thermus thermamylovorans, the genomic segment GGCGTACATCTCCGAAGCGTGGACGGCAAGCTCGCTGGGCAGGTTCAAGGGGCCAAAGATCCGCACGCCCCTCACCTCCACCACCTCCCCCGGCCGGGTGAGGGCGCAGTTCCCCCCCGACTCCGCCGCCAGGTCCACCACCACCGTGCCCGGCTTCAGGCGCTCCACCATGTCCTCGGTGAGGAGGATGGGGGCCCGGCGGCCTGGCACCTGGGCGGTGGTGATGATGGCGTCCATCCCTGCCACGTGCTCCCTAAGGGCCTCGTGCTGGATGCGCTTCTCCTCCTCGGTGAGCTCGCGGGCGTAGCCGCCTTCGCCTTCCGCGCTGATGGGGAGCTCAATGGGCTTGGCCCCCAGGGAGAGGGCCTGCTCCACCGCCGCCCTGCGCACGTCGTAGGCGAAGACCTGGGCCCCCAGGCGCCTGGCGGTGGCGATGGCCACGAGGCCCGCCACCCCCACCCCCATGACCATCACCTTGGCGGGGCGGATGGTGCCCGCGGCGGTGGTGAGCATGGGGAAGAAGCGGGGGGAAAGCCTGGCCGCGTGCAGGGCCGCCAGGTACCCCGCC encodes:
- a CDS encoding NAD(P) transhydrogenase subunit alpha, producing MVTVAVPKERAPGERRVALVPEVVARLVKGGARVRVEGGAGEGAYHPDAAYLEAGAEVVERDALLRGANLLLTVQMPQDLVEALEPGAVAVGFVQAHKNPDLVRALAARKATVLAMELIPRITRAQSMDALSSQATVAGYLAALHAARLSPRFFPMLTTAAGTIRPAKVMVMGVGVAGLVAIATARRLGAQVFAYDVRRAAVEQALSLGAKPIELPISAEGEGGYARELTEEEKRIQHEALREHVAGMDAIITTAQVPGRRAPILLTEDMVERLKPGTVVVDLAAESGGNCALTRPGEVVEVRGVRIFGPLNLPSELAVHASEMYAKNLLNLLDLFVAKGEFAPQWEDEILQGALLMREGEILHGPTKALVGGA